The genome window CTGTGCAATATGGCCGTTGAGGCCGGGGCCAAAAACGGCATCATTGAGCCGGACGAGGAGGTTTTCGATTTTGTTTCTGCCCGAACCGACGCCCCTTACGAAGCTGTTTACAACGATGCCGATGCTGTCTTTGAAAAGGTGTTCACCTACGATGTATCCCAATTGGTGCCGTTGGTTGCGAAACCGCACTCCCCGCAAAACGGAGCGCCTGTAACTGAGGTGGAAGGAACCCCTCTGGATCAGGCATACATTGGCTCCTGTACGGGAGGCAAACTAACCGATTTTATCGCCGCCGCAGAGATTTTGAAGGAGGGTGAAGTAAAAACCCCTACTTTTGCCGTTCCTGCAACAACCGCGGTGGAAAGGGGACTTAGCGAGACAAAAATGGACGGCAAGAGCATTCGGGACATTCTGGAAACTGCCGGTGTCCGGGTGGGACCACCGTCCTGTGCGGCCTGTTTGGGCGGGCCCCCGGATACCTTCGGCCGATTGAATAATCGTGAGGTGTGCATCTCAACCACCAACCGAAATTTCCCGGGCCGGATGGGGTCCATGGATTCTCAGGTGTACCTGGCCTCTCCCTACACGGTGGCCGCCTCGGCTCTTGAAGGCAAAATCACCGATCCCCGAAAATTTCTGGCATAAAGAAATCATAAAAATGTGTTGACAGGGTTGACAGGATTTCTCCGGATGTCCGTTTATCCTGCAAGTAATAAAGGCGGAGTTTTTATGAAAAAGAAAATTTCAGGAAAGATTTACGTTTTGGGGGACAATGTGGATACGGATCAGATTATTCCGGCACGACATTTGGTTTACGATCTGGAAGACCCGGAGGAACAGAAACTCTACGGAAAATATTGTCTTTCCGGAGTGCCCGCAGCGCAGGCTGGTTTACCAAACGGAAGCATTCCCTTTGTAAAAGAGGGCGAGACGAACTCCGAGTTCCGCATTATTGTGGCCGGAAAGAATTTTGGCTGCGGCTCCTCCCGTGAACATGCTCCGGCCGCCCTGAAAATTGCAGGGGTTCAGGCCATTGTTGCAGAGAGTTACGCCCGTATTTTTTACCGAAATGCCATCGATGGCGGATTCGTGATTCCGTTCGAAGCAACCCGATCCGTTTTTCAATCCTTCAGAACGGGAGATCGTGTTGAAATTGATGTGGACGCGGGAAAACTGACGAATCTAACCTCGGGCGACACGGTGGATTTGCTGCCTCTGGGTGATG of Calditrichota bacterium contains these proteins:
- a CDS encoding 3-isopropylmalate dehydratase, with protein sequence LCNMAVEAGAKNGIIEPDEEVFDFVSARTDAPYEAVYNDADAVFEKVFTYDVSQLVPLVAKPHSPQNGAPVTEVEGTPLDQAYIGSCTGGKLTDFIAAAEILKEGEVKTPTFAVPATTAVERGLSETKMDGKSIRDILETAGVRVGPPSCAACLGGPPDTFGRLNNREVCISTTNRNFPGRMGSMDSQVYLASPYTVAASALEGKITDPRKFLA
- a CDS encoding 3-isopropylmalate dehydratase; the encoded protein is MKKKISGKIYVLGDNVDTDQIIPARHLVYDLEDPEEQKLYGKYCLSGVPAAQAGLPNGSIPFVKEGETNSEFRIIVAGKNFGCGSSREHAPAALKIAGVQAIVAESYARIFYRNAIDGGFVIPFEATRSVFQSFRTGDRVEIDVDAGKLTNLTSGDTVDLLPLGDVEDILNAGGIFNYARMKGDFVS